In Deltaproteobacteria bacterium, a genomic segment contains:
- the arc gene encoding proteasome ATPase, translating to MARSLQEEAEDLREALRFFGGDSAEFRRRLDRILAEYEAQRRRATLLRDQLGDAERQNEKLVATLQEAKQQIELLKEEVDKLCAPPNGYGVFIRSNKDSTAEIIVDGKAMRVNVHPNVDTTTFEEGQLVVLNEAFNVVEGSGFTQRGEIVSISEILGDGRAVVLGHTDDERVVTLASPLRRERLKVGDNLLVDTRTQYAFEKMPKSAVEEVALEEVPDVTYDQIGGLGEQVQILRDAIELPYLHPDVFAEHKLHPPKGILLYGPPGCGKTLIAKAVANSLAKRIEERSGRQTPAYFLNVKGPELLNKYVGETEHKIREVFKRAREKASEDVPVVIFFDEMDSLFRMRGSGISSDMEATVVAQFLSEIDGVESLKNVIVIGASNRQDLIDPAVLRPGRLDLKVKVSRPDKQAAFEIFTKYFTPDLPMHASMTSRYGSDLTRACEQMLRETIEKMYSTGDDNKFLEVTYAKGEREIFYFKDFSSGAMIENIVARAKKMAVKRLIDAGERGIKIDDLHTAVRDEFKENEDLPNTTNPDDWARISGRKGERIINVRTLITGISRKERSIENVDSGQYL from the coding sequence ATGGCGCGCTCGCTCCAGGAGGAGGCCGAGGATCTGCGCGAGGCGCTGCGCTTCTTCGGCGGCGATTCCGCCGAGTTCCGCCGCCGCCTCGATCGCATCCTCGCGGAGTACGAGGCGCAGCGCCGGCGCGCGACGTTGCTGCGCGATCAGCTCGGCGACGCCGAGCGCCAGAACGAGAAGCTCGTCGCGACGCTGCAAGAGGCGAAGCAGCAGATCGAGCTGCTGAAGGAAGAAGTCGACAAGCTGTGCGCGCCGCCGAACGGCTACGGCGTGTTCATCCGCAGCAACAAGGACAGCACGGCGGAGATCATCGTCGACGGCAAGGCGATGCGCGTGAACGTGCATCCGAACGTCGACACCACGACGTTCGAGGAGGGTCAGCTCGTCGTCCTCAACGAGGCGTTCAACGTGGTCGAGGGCTCGGGCTTCACGCAGCGCGGCGAGATCGTCTCGATCTCCGAGATTCTCGGCGACGGCCGCGCGGTGGTGCTCGGGCACACCGACGACGAGCGCGTCGTGACGCTCGCTTCGCCGCTGCGCCGCGAGCGCCTCAAGGTCGGCGACAACCTGCTCGTCGACACGCGCACGCAGTACGCGTTCGAGAAGATGCCGAAGAGCGCGGTGGAAGAAGTCGCGCTCGAGGAAGTTCCGGACGTCACCTACGACCAGATCGGCGGCCTCGGCGAGCAGGTGCAGATCCTGCGCGACGCGATCGAGCTGCCGTATCTGCACCCCGACGTGTTCGCGGAGCACAAGCTCCATCCGCCGAAGGGCATCCTGCTCTACGGGCCGCCCGGCTGCGGCAAGACGCTGATCGCGAAGGCCGTCGCGAACTCGCTCGCGAAGCGCATCGAAGAGCGCAGCGGCCGCCAGACGCCCGCGTACTTCCTCAACGTGAAGGGCCCAGAGCTCCTCAACAAGTACGTCGGCGAGACCGAGCACAAGATCCGCGAAGTCTTCAAGCGCGCGCGCGAGAAGGCGAGCGAAGACGTGCCGGTGGTGATCTTCTTCGACGAGATGGACTCGCTGTTCCGCATGCGCGGATCGGGCATCTCCTCGGACATGGAGGCCACCGTCGTCGCGCAGTTCCTGAGCGAGATCGACGGCGTCGAGTCGCTGAAGAACGTGATCGTGATCGGCGCGAGCAACCGGCAGGACCTGATCGATCCCGCGGTGCTGCGCCCGGGCCGCCTCGACCTCAAGGTGAAGGTGAGCCGCCCGGACAAGCAGGCCGCGTTCGAGATCTTCACGAAGTACTTCACGCCGGATCTGCCCATGCACGCGTCGATGACGTCGCGCTACGGCAGCGACCTCACGAGGGCCTGCGAGCAGATGCTGCGCGAGACGATCGAGAAGATGTACTCGACGGGCGACGACAACAAGTTCCTCGAGGTCACGTACGCGAAGGGCGAGCGCGAGATCTTCTACTTCAAGGACTTCTCGAGCGGCGCGATGATCGAGAACATCGTGGCGCGCGCGAAGAAGATGGCGGTGAAGCGGTTGATCGACGCGGGCGAGCGCGGCATCAAGATCGACGACCTGCACACGGCGGTGCGGGACGAGTTCAAGGAGAACGAGGATCTGCCCAACACCACCAATCCTGACGACTGGGCGCGCATCTCCGGCCGCAAGGGCGAGCGCATCATCAACGTGCGCACGCTCATCACGGGAATCAGCCGGAAGGAACGCTCCATCGAGAACGTCGACTCCGGTCAGTACCTGTAA
- a CDS encoding proteasome accessory factor PafA2, with protein sequence MGTEIEFGIAVQNDRDFDPISSCVLLVNAYREDRLAGILWDYDQENPLADARGFQVDGEKYTPNQQENIARNKTLENGARYYVDHAHPEYSCPEVTNPRELVIHEKAGERVIEISRREATQLLPAGTQLLVHKNNSDHKGNSYGSHENYLMDRRTSFKQIVEHLMPFFVTRQVYAGAGKVGSENRAHPCLYQLSQRSDFFETEVALDTMVKRPIINTRDEPHADREKYRRLHVIVGDSNMSEYTIWLRQGVTAIVLSMIEDGAIDRDLTLRDPVRAIKEVSHDISLKRTIELNSGKKLSAVQHQREFYALAKKYQAARELPAWAPEIMDAWLDVLDALERDPRELADRLDWVAKQAMIEAFLERKGLDWESPQAQMLDLQFHDVRPEKGLAYLLERQGKLRRLVSDDEIVRAITEPPEDTRAYFRGQCLKRYGEAVFGVNWDSISFGIGDEPIKRVMMAEPLKGSMKHVEELLDRSPTAAELVRNLRT encoded by the coding sequence ATGGGCACCGAGATCGAGTTCGGAATTGCGGTCCAGAACGACCGCGATTTCGACCCGATCTCGAGCTGCGTGCTGCTGGTGAACGCGTACCGCGAAGATCGCCTCGCGGGCATCCTGTGGGACTACGACCAGGAGAATCCCCTCGCCGACGCGCGCGGCTTCCAGGTCGACGGCGAGAAGTACACGCCGAACCAGCAAGAGAACATCGCGCGCAACAAGACGCTCGAGAACGGCGCGCGTTACTACGTCGACCACGCGCACCCCGAGTACTCGTGCCCGGAAGTGACGAACCCGCGCGAGCTCGTGATTCACGAGAAGGCCGGCGAGCGCGTGATCGAAATCTCGCGCCGCGAGGCGACGCAGCTGCTTCCCGCCGGAACGCAGCTGCTCGTGCACAAGAACAACAGCGACCACAAGGGCAACAGCTACGGCTCGCACGAGAACTACTTGATGGACCGGCGCACGTCCTTCAAGCAGATCGTCGAGCACCTGATGCCGTTCTTCGTGACGCGCCAGGTCTACGCGGGCGCGGGCAAGGTGGGCAGCGAGAACCGCGCGCATCCGTGTCTGTATCAGCTCTCGCAGCGCTCGGACTTCTTCGAGACGGAAGTGGCGCTCGACACGATGGTGAAGCGCCCGATCATCAACACGCGCGACGAGCCGCACGCCGACCGCGAGAAGTATCGGCGGCTGCACGTGATCGTCGGCGACTCGAACATGAGCGAGTACACGATCTGGCTGCGCCAAGGTGTTACGGCGATCGTGCTCTCGATGATCGAGGACGGCGCGATCGACCGCGACCTCACGCTGCGCGATCCGGTTCGCGCGATCAAAGAGGTGTCGCACGACATCTCGCTGAAGCGAACGATCGAGCTCAACTCGGGCAAGAAGCTCAGCGCGGTGCAGCATCAGCGCGAGTTCTACGCGCTCGCGAAGAAGTATCAGGCTGCGCGCGAGCTGCCGGCTTGGGCGCCCGAGATCATGGATGCGTGGCTCGACGTGCTCGACGCGCTCGAGCGCGATCCGCGCGAGCTCGCCGATCGCCTCGACTGGGTGGCGAAGCAGGCGATGATCGAGGCGTTCCTGGAGCGCAAGGGGCTCGATTGGGAATCGCCGCAGGCGCAGATGCTCGACCTGCAGTTCCACGACGTGCGGCCCGAGAAGGGCCTCGCGTATCTGCTCGAGCGGCAAGGCAAGCTGCGCAGGCTCGTCAGCGACGACGAGATCGTGCGCGCGATCACCGAGCCGCCCGAGGACACGCGCGCGTACTTCCGGGGTCAGTGCCTCAAGCGCTACGGTGAAGCGGTGTTCGGCGTGAACTGGGATTCGATCTCGTTCGGCATCGGCGACGAGCCGATCAAGCGAGTGATGATGGCGGAACCGCTCAAAGGCTCGATGAAGCACGTCGAAGAGTTGCTCGACCGCTCGCCGACGGCGGCCGAGCTCGTGCGCAACCTGCGCACCTGA
- a CDS encoding ubiquitin-like protein Pup — MIRRKHSLANDADLAGFGVAHAAEQQQKQKQGGGEGEGGAPSGEGGKKLAKKGEALKEEMDSLMDEIDNVLEENAEEFVKNYVQRGGE; from the coding sequence ATGATTCGCCGAAAGCACTCTCTCGCGAACGACGCGGACCTCGCGGGCTTCGGCGTCGCGCACGCCGCCGAGCAGCAGCAGAAGCAAAAGCAGGGCGGCGGCGAGGGTGAGGGCGGCGCACCGTCCGGCGAAGGCGGCAAGAAGCTCGCCAAGAAGGGCGAGGCGCTGAAGGAAGAGATGGACTCGCTGATGGACGAGATCGACAACGTGCTCGAAGAGAACGCCGAGGAGTTCGTGAAGAACTACGTCCAGCGAGGCGGCGAGTAG
- the prcB gene encoding proteasome subunit beta, with translation MQFWDGYKGSSFLELLATDHPQLRPDLGGLISQIGAAPNVPHGTTCLGLRYGDGALVAADRLATMGYQVASREIEKLWVTDNTSVMAIAGAAGPAIEMARLIAVQFEHREKIEGEPLELEGKANTLSQLIRQNLPAAMQGLAVVPLFAGYDARRRTGRVWKYEITGGRYEEREYECVGSGSIFARESLKKSFRAESSRADAVLMAIEALKDAADEDRATGGVDLERGIFPRVKTCTARGVEDVSDDEIAQAYQQVLERRRRPRG, from the coding sequence GTGCAGTTCTGGGATGGCTACAAGGGCTCGAGCTTCCTCGAGCTTCTCGCGACGGATCATCCGCAGCTGCGGCCTGATCTCGGCGGCTTGATCTCGCAGATCGGCGCTGCGCCGAACGTTCCGCACGGCACGACCTGCCTCGGTCTTCGCTACGGCGACGGCGCGCTCGTCGCGGCCGATCGGCTTGCGACGATGGGTTATCAGGTCGCGAGCCGCGAGATCGAGAAGCTCTGGGTCACGGACAACACCTCCGTGATGGCGATCGCCGGCGCCGCGGGCCCCGCGATCGAGATGGCGCGCCTGATCGCCGTGCAATTCGAGCACCGCGAGAAGATCGAGGGCGAGCCGCTCGAGCTCGAGGGCAAAGCCAACACGCTCTCGCAGCTGATCCGGCAGAACCTGCCCGCCGCGATGCAAGGCCTCGCCGTGGTGCCGCTGTTCGCGGGCTACGACGCGCGTCGTCGCACGGGCCGCGTCTGGAAGTACGAGATCACCGGCGGACGCTACGAAGAGCGCGAGTACGAGTGCGTCGGCTCGGGCTCGATCTTCGCGCGCGAGTCGCTGAAGAAGAGCTTCCGCGCCGAGTCCTCGCGCGCCGACGCCGTGCTGATGGCGATCGAGGCGCTGAAGGACGCCGCGGACGAAGACCGCGCGACCGGCGGAGTCGACCTCGAGCGCGGCATCTTCCCGCGCGTGAAGACCTGCACCGCGCGCGGCGTCGAGGACGTCTCCGACGACGAGATCGCGCAGGCCTACCAGCAAGTGCTCGAACGCCGCCGCCGCCCGCGCGGTTGA
- the prcA gene encoding proteasome subunit alpha, with amino-acid sequence MAFPFYVNPEQMTAEKAEYARKGIARGRSIVTLEFGGGVLMVGENPLKLQKVGEIYDRIAFAGVGKFSEFDRLRKMGIQWADVEGFRFSRDDVRGKALANLYSQVLGEEFTRSIKPFEVEIVVAEVGDENLAGHEKNALYKIGFDGTIQDQEGFIVIGGSVDNLQSHMNTHFRAGLSLGAALKLGRDALQRAENGNPDLGARHLEVALLDRARTGRKFRRLAQNEISQLLS; translated from the coding sequence ATGGCGTTTCCGTTCTACGTGAACCCGGAGCAGATGACCGCCGAGAAGGCGGAGTACGCGCGCAAAGGCATCGCGCGCGGGCGATCGATCGTGACGCTCGAGTTCGGCGGCGGCGTGCTGATGGTCGGCGAGAATCCGCTCAAGCTGCAGAAGGTCGGCGAGATCTACGACCGCATCGCATTCGCCGGCGTCGGCAAGTTCAGCGAGTTCGATCGGCTGCGGAAAATGGGCATCCAGTGGGCCGACGTGGAGGGCTTCCGCTTCAGCCGCGACGACGTGCGCGGCAAGGCACTCGCGAACCTCTACTCGCAGGTGCTCGGCGAAGAGTTCACGCGTTCGATCAAGCCGTTCGAAGTGGAGATCGTGGTCGCGGAGGTCGGCGACGAGAATCTCGCGGGCCACGAGAAGAACGCGCTCTACAAGATCGGCTTCGACGGCACGATCCAGGACCAAGAAGGCTTCATCGTGATCGGCGGCAGCGTCGACAACCTCCAGAGCCACATGAACACGCACTTCCGCGCGGGCCTCTCGCTCGGCGCCGCGTTGAAGCTCGGCCGCGACGCGCTGCAGCGCGCAGAGAACGGAAACCCCGACCTCGGCGCGCGGCACCTCGAAGTCGCGCTGCTCGATCGCGCGCGCACCGGCCGCAAGTTCCGCCGCCTCGCGCAGAACGAAATCTCCCAGCTCCTGTCCTGA